A window of Streptomyces armeniacus contains these coding sequences:
- a CDS encoding translation initiation factor 2 produces MLFAARSATALHRLLDVLPVFAGDERITRVFTLVPGSDFDLDALAAVERAGARTVAWATALDGTYDLILAASPKGPVTELRGPLLLLPHGAGFSKSVPGEGAEGAPSGLDPGFLVRDGRAVADFHALAHPRQLARLTSLSPQAAARAAVVGDPTLERVLDSRGHRDRYRAALGTGARRLVVLTSTWGRESLLGRRPVLPAELALGLPHDAYQLALTLHPNERSGAGELDLAQWLEPALGAGLVLAEPYEEWAAVLAAADAVVTDHGSTALYAAALGCPVVGAYDGGEELIPGSPMAELLARSPHLAPDRPFDGLPAALGACEPETVREVADSAFAGQGRVLRRLRTEAYVLLGLRTPPGAAEPRTLPAPRTPGRAPAAFAVRVRLRAEGGAGGGTRIAVERFPAGTDASAAHHLAAEQGTAGERHAQTAALLYRRRAPYGADSPHQAAWTAAGWTAHALETYPACRTAAVVLSDRMCVVRAHSGALLTVHVEPDRTTDGRVVRADPAAALSAVHGWLSAASPAPPEPPAEFTCDVGGIAFRTVVRAATDDEADSSVQGPPDSVQWAPAADPGGTGGTGGTGGTV; encoded by the coding sequence GTGCTGTTCGCCGCCCGTTCGGCGACCGCCCTGCACCGGCTGCTCGACGTGCTCCCGGTGTTCGCCGGTGACGAGCGGATCACGCGCGTCTTCACCCTCGTCCCCGGCTCCGACTTCGACCTCGACGCCCTGGCCGCCGTCGAACGCGCGGGAGCCCGAACCGTCGCGTGGGCCACGGCACTCGACGGCACGTACGACCTGATACTGGCGGCCAGCCCCAAGGGACCCGTCACCGAGCTGCGTGGCCCCCTCCTGCTGCTTCCGCACGGTGCGGGCTTCAGCAAGAGCGTGCCGGGCGAAGGCGCCGAGGGAGCACCGTCCGGGCTCGACCCGGGGTTCCTGGTGCGCGACGGCCGGGCCGTGGCTGATTTCCACGCGCTCGCGCACCCGCGGCAGTTGGCGCGGCTCACGTCGCTTTCTCCGCAGGCCGCCGCCCGTGCCGCCGTCGTCGGCGACCCGACGCTGGAGCGCGTCCTCGACTCGCGCGGCCACCGGGACCGCTACCGCGCGGCCCTCGGCACCGGCGCGCGGCGGCTGGTCGTCCTCACGTCCACGTGGGGCCGCGAGTCGCTGCTCGGGCGGCGCCCCGTGCTCCCCGCCGAGCTCGCGCTCGGCCTCCCCCACGACGCGTACCAGCTCGCGCTGACGCTCCACCCCAACGAGCGCAGCGGCGCGGGCGAGCTGGACCTCGCGCAGTGGCTGGAGCCCGCGCTGGGCGCCGGGCTGGTGCTCGCGGAGCCGTACGAGGAATGGGCGGCCGTCCTGGCCGCGGCCGACGCGGTGGTCACCGACCACGGTTCGACAGCTCTGTACGCGGCCGCCCTCGGGTGCCCGGTGGTCGGTGCGTACGACGGTGGCGAGGAGCTCATCCCCGGCAGCCCGATGGCCGAACTCCTCGCGCGCAGCCCGCACCTGGCCCCGGACCGGCCCTTCGACGGACTGCCGGCGGCGCTCGGCGCGTGCGAGCCGGAGACCGTACGGGAGGTCGCGGACTCGGCGTTCGCGGGGCAGGGGCGTGTGCTGCGGCGGCTCCGTACGGAGGCGTACGTGCTGCTCGGCCTCCGTACGCCGCCGGGCGCGGCGGAGCCCCGTACGCTCCCCGCGCCCCGTACGCCGGGCCGCGCGCCCGCCGCGTTCGCCGTACGGGTGCGTCTGCGGGCGGAGGGTGGCGCGGGCGGCGGCACCCGTATCGCCGTCGAACGCTTCCCGGCAGGCACCGACGCCTCCGCGGCACACCATCTCGCCGCCGAACAGGGCACTGCCGGTGAACGGCACGCCCAGACCGCCGCGCTGCTCTACCGCCGGCGCGCACCGTACGGCGCCGACTCCCCGCACCAGGCGGCGTGGACGGCCGCCGGCTGGACCGCGCACGCGCTGGAGACGTACCCGGCGTGCCGTACGGCGGCCGTCGTGCTCTCCGACCGGATGTGCGTCGTACGTGCGCACTCGGGCGCGCTGCTGACCGTCCACGTCGAGCCGGACCGGACGACGGACGGGCGCGTCGTACGCGCCGACCCGGCCGCCGCACTGAGCGCCGTGCACGGCTGGCTGTCCGCCGCCTCGCCCGCGCCTCCGGAGCCGCCTGCCGAGTTCACGTGCGACGTGGGCGGGATCGCGTTCCGTACGGTGGTGCGTGCCGCGACGGATGACGAGGCGGACAGCTCCGTACAGGGGCCGCCCGACTCCGTACAGTGGGCGCCCGCCGCGGACCCCGGCGGAACCGGCGGAACCGGCGGAACCGGCGGAACCGTGTAG
- a CDS encoding ArsR/SmtB family transcription factor: MDAPRGHAARGAAPRGHAAPAASGTALARLAGLLADETRARFCLALLDGRAWTAGELARSAGVAAPTASGHLDRLVAGGLLEEVRQGRHRYVRLADPQLAQLIEDMAAHAGPPPAPRGLRHASASAAMTRARTCYDHLAGGLGVGVTDALLRRGLLQESTGFALTDAGLAWFRQRGMDPTPRRGSRRPVARACLDWTERRTHLAGLAGAALCAHALDEGWCERIGSRRALRVTARGRDALGALGVAPEALAAAEARTEPRTEPRGGPHTDARTASSRRGAA; encoded by the coding sequence ATGGACGCACCACGAGGGCACGCAGCGCGAGGGGCCGCACCACGAGGGCACGCAGCACCCGCCGCCTCCGGCACGGCGCTCGCCCGGCTGGCCGGGCTGCTGGCCGACGAGACGCGGGCGCGGTTCTGCCTGGCCCTGCTGGACGGGCGCGCGTGGACGGCGGGCGAGCTGGCGCGGTCGGCCGGGGTGGCGGCTCCCACGGCCAGCGGGCACCTCGACCGGCTGGTCGCGGGCGGCCTGCTGGAGGAGGTACGGCAGGGGCGGCACCGCTACGTACGGCTGGCCGACCCGCAACTCGCCCAGCTGATCGAGGACATGGCCGCGCACGCCGGCCCGCCGCCCGCCCCGCGCGGGCTCCGGCACGCCTCCGCGAGCGCGGCCATGACGCGGGCCCGCACCTGCTACGACCATCTGGCGGGCGGCCTCGGCGTCGGGGTCACCGACGCCCTGCTGCGGCGCGGGCTGCTGCAGGAGTCGACGGGGTTCGCCCTGACGGACGCGGGCCTGGCGTGGTTCCGGCAGCGCGGCATGGACCCGACGCCGCGCCGGGGCAGCCGCCGCCCGGTCGCCCGCGCGTGCCTGGACTGGACGGAGCGCCGTACGCACCTCGCGGGCCTCGCGGGCGCCGCGCTGTGCGCACACGCCCTCGACGAGGGCTGGTGCGAACGGATCGGCTCCCGGCGCGCCCTGCGCGTGACCGCACGGGGCCGGGACGCGCTCGGCGCGCTGGGCGTGGCACCGGAGGCCCTGGCCGCTGCGGAGGCGCGTACGGAGCCACGTACGGAGCCACGCGGCGGCCCGCATACGGACGCGCGTACGGCGTCGTCCCGGCGGGGTGCGGCGTGA
- a CDS encoding isocitrate lyase/PEP mutase family protein has product MNAPGADGRTGPGAGPRTDAAAGAPPAETPPAEPPLAAAFRTLHLRGRPLLLPNAWDRASAVALCRSGFPAVGTTSLGVAAAAGLPDGTGAARAETLALARGLARLPVPVSVDIEGGFGDEPADVADFAARLARAGVAGINIEDGRPDGTLADPALQCARISAVKEAAPGLFVNARTDTHWLAADPTVPAALRRAHAYVAAGADGVFVPALTAEEDIAALAGELEAPLNVLFAPGRHTYERLAELGVRRVSCGSLLFRAAVRHAVDLARSVLRPGAEPGPLPGYAEARSWAEDSAPPDR; this is encoded by the coding sequence GTGAACGCCCCGGGCGCGGACGGGCGTACGGGACCGGGCGCGGGCCCGCGTACGGACGCGGCGGCGGGCGCCCCGCCCGCTGAAACGCCGCCCGCCGAACCGCCGCTCGCCGCCGCCTTCCGCACCCTCCACCTCCGCGGCCGCCCGCTCCTCCTGCCGAACGCTTGGGATCGCGCCTCGGCCGTCGCGCTCTGCCGGAGCGGCTTCCCCGCCGTCGGCACGACCAGCCTCGGTGTCGCGGCCGCGGCGGGGCTGCCCGACGGGACAGGGGCGGCGCGGGCCGAGACGCTCGCGCTGGCCCGCGGGCTGGCGCGGCTGCCGGTGCCCGTGAGCGTCGACATCGAGGGCGGCTTCGGCGACGAACCGGCCGACGTCGCGGACTTCGCCGCGCGGCTGGCGCGTGCGGGCGTCGCCGGGATCAACATCGAGGACGGCCGTCCCGACGGCACCCTCGCCGACCCGGCGCTGCAGTGCGCGCGGATCAGCGCGGTGAAGGAGGCCGCGCCCGGCCTGTTCGTCAACGCCCGTACGGACACCCACTGGCTCGCCGCCGACCCCACCGTCCCGGCAGCGCTGCGCCGGGCACACGCGTACGTGGCGGCAGGCGCCGACGGCGTGTTCGTCCCCGCCCTGACGGCGGAGGAGGACATCGCCGCGCTGGCCGGGGAGCTGGAGGCGCCGCTCAACGTCCTGTTCGCGCCCGGCAGGCACACGTACGAGCGGCTGGCCGAGCTGGGCGTACGGCGCGTCAGCTGCGGCTCGCTGCTGTTCCGCGCCGCCGTACGGCACGCGGTGGACCTGGCCCGGTCGGTGCTGCGCCCTGGCGCGGAGCCGGGGCCGCTGCCGGGCTACGCCGAAGCCCGGTCGTGGGCGGAGGACTCCGCACCGCCGGACCGATGA
- a CDS encoding VOC family protein: MSKMIFVNLPVKDLARSREFFGKLGFTFNEEMCDQNAAAMVIDEENGIFTMLLVEPFFQTFTTKDVADATKTTEATVALGVESRAAVDELADKALAAGGEAVREPMDEGFMYGRAVYDLDGHLWEFMWMDPAAAPGKQS, encoded by the coding sequence ATGTCCAAGATGATCTTCGTGAACCTGCCCGTGAAGGACCTCGCCCGCTCCCGCGAGTTCTTCGGGAAGCTCGGCTTCACCTTCAACGAGGAGATGTGCGACCAGAACGCGGCCGCGATGGTGATCGACGAGGAGAACGGCATCTTCACGATGCTGCTCGTGGAGCCGTTCTTCCAGACCTTCACGACGAAGGACGTCGCCGACGCCACCAAGACCACGGAGGCCACGGTGGCGCTGGGCGTCGAGAGCCGGGCGGCGGTCGACGAGCTCGCCGACAAGGCGCTGGCGGCGGGCGGGGAGGCCGTACGGGAGCCGATGGACGAGGGCTTCATGTACGGCCGTGCCGTGTACGACCTGGACGGCCACCTCTGGGAGTTCATGTGGATGGACCCGGCGGCGGCCCCCGGCAAGCAGTCCTGA
- a CDS encoding RidA family protein, producing the protein MTLHRTNPDGLAPPAGFSHAVTATGGRLVFLAGQTALNEAGSIEGEGLTAQFDRALGNLLAALRASGGTPADLTRVTVYTTDVAAYREQARELGRVWRAHAGRDYPAMALVGVVRLWDEEALVELDGIAVLD; encoded by the coding sequence TTGACTCTCCACCGCACCAACCCCGACGGCCTCGCGCCGCCCGCCGGCTTCTCGCACGCGGTCACCGCCACCGGCGGCAGGCTGGTGTTCCTCGCCGGGCAGACCGCGCTGAACGAGGCGGGCAGCATCGAAGGCGAGGGCCTCACCGCCCAGTTCGACCGGGCGCTGGGCAACCTGCTGGCCGCGCTGCGCGCCTCCGGCGGCACGCCCGCCGACCTCACGCGCGTCACCGTCTACACCACGGACGTGGCCGCGTACCGGGAGCAGGCCCGCGAACTCGGCCGCGTCTGGCGCGCGCACGCCGGGCGCGACTACCCGGCGATGGCCCTTGTCGGGGTGGTGCGCCTGTGGGACGAGGAGGCGCTGGTGGAGCTGGACGGCATCGCGGTGCTGGACTAG
- a CDS encoding acyl-CoA dehydrogenase family protein — protein sequence MRAFALEPEQHDWCRELRTLAAERLRPLAEDGHGGKDGKDGQDGQDGQDGQDGRHGKDGHDGHGGNGVNRPLVAALGEHGLLARVFPPDGAAASALDLCLLRESLAYGCTEAETALALQGLGAYPIAQSGSEEQRDRWLPDVAAGRAVAAFALSEPGAGSDAAALALAAEPDGSAGASTSGSGGSAGGSGAGSGTGGWRLTGTKTWISNAPYADVYSVFARTGEAPGPRGITAFLVPADRPGLTGEPLDMLSPHPIGTLHFDGVPVTEADVLGTPGEGFGVAMRTLNLFRPSVGAFAVGMAQAALDAALGHAAGRTAFGGVLRDLQTVSHQLAEMATRVEAARLLVYAAAAAYDRGDAGIAKRAAMAKLLATETAQYVVDTAVQIHGAAALQRGHLLEHLYREVRAPRIYEGATEVQRSIIAKELYR from the coding sequence ATGCGGGCTTTCGCGCTGGAACCGGAGCAGCACGACTGGTGCCGGGAGCTGCGTACGCTGGCCGCGGAGCGGCTCCGGCCGCTCGCCGAGGACGGGCACGGCGGGAAGGACGGGAAGGACGGGCAGGACGGGCAGGACGGGCAGGACGGGCAGGACGGGAGGCACGGGAAGGACGGGCACGACGGGCACGGCGGCAATGGGGTGAACCGGCCGCTGGTCGCGGCGCTCGGTGAGCACGGGCTGCTCGCCCGCGTCTTCCCGCCGGACGGCGCCGCAGCCTCCGCGCTGGACCTGTGCCTGCTGCGGGAGTCGCTGGCGTACGGCTGCACGGAGGCCGAGACCGCGCTCGCCCTGCAGGGCCTCGGCGCGTACCCGATCGCCCAGTCCGGCAGCGAGGAGCAGCGGGACCGCTGGCTGCCGGACGTCGCCGCGGGGCGCGCCGTCGCCGCCTTCGCGCTCAGCGAGCCCGGCGCGGGCTCCGACGCCGCCGCGCTCGCGCTGGCGGCGGAACCGGACGGTTCCGCGGGCGCCTCCACGAGCGGTTCCGGAGGCTCCGCCGGCGGTTCCGGGGCCGGTTCCGGCACGGGCGGCTGGCGGCTGACCGGCACGAAGACCTGGATCTCGAACGCGCCGTACGCCGACGTCTACTCCGTTTTCGCCCGCACCGGCGAGGCGCCGGGCCCCCGCGGCATCACCGCGTTCCTGGTGCCCGCCGACCGGCCGGGCCTCACCGGCGAACCCCTCGACATGCTCTCCCCGCACCCGATCGGCACCCTCCACTTCGACGGGGTGCCGGTCACGGAGGCGGACGTCCTGGGCACACCCGGCGAGGGCTTCGGCGTCGCGATGCGCACCCTGAACCTGTTCCGGCCGAGCGTCGGCGCCTTCGCCGTCGGCATGGCACAGGCCGCCCTGGACGCCGCGCTCGGCCACGCCGCCGGACGTACGGCCTTCGGCGGCGTGCTCCGCGACCTGCAGACGGTCTCCCACCAGCTGGCCGAGATGGCCACGCGCGTGGAGGCGGCCCGGCTGCTCGTGTACGCGGCGGCGGCCGCGTACGACCGCGGGGACGCGGGCATCGCCAAGCGCGCCGCGATGGCCAAGCTGCTCGCCACCGAGACCGCGCAGTACGTCGTCGACACCGCCGTCCAGATCCACGGCGCGGCCGCCCTCCAGCGGGGACATCTCCTCGAACACCTCTACCGCGAGGTCCGCGCCCCCCGCATCTACGAGGGGGCCACCGAGGTGCAGCGTTCGATCATCGCGAAGGAGCTCTACCGTTGA
- a CDS encoding AMP-binding protein, giving the protein MQLSPSAHVDTFARDHLPPPGEWPLLSFDLPELRYPERLNCGAELLDGTIERLGGDRRAFVGGGESWTYDELRGRVDRIAHVLTDELGVRPGNRVLLRGATTPQLAACWLAVMKAGAVAVTVLAAHRPQELRTICEIARVSHALCDARALDDLVKAEAPGLRVTAYGGEAPDDLLRRAERQPDRYEAVPTAGDDVALIAFTSGTTGRPKGCMHFHRDVLAIADTFSERLVRPRTDDLFAGSPPLGFTFGLGGLVIFPLRAGAASLLEQWSGPAQMLEAVQSYGISVLFTAPTAYRGMLAKLDDPDGGGDAYDISSLRRCVSAGENLPVGTWEAWHERTGLRLIDGIGATEMLHIFISAADDAIRPGRTGVPVPGFEARVVQEDGVTPVPDGEPGLLAVRGPVGCRYLADERQREYVRGGWNITGDTYVREPDGYFRYLARADDMIISAGYNIAGPEVEDALLRHPDVLEAAVVGRPDARRGQSVVAHVVLRAGTPRGSEMADRLREFTTSELTPYKCPREIVFADSLPRTPTGKLQRFRLRGAGAAPGADLE; this is encoded by the coding sequence ATGCAGCTCAGCCCGTCAGCCCACGTCGACACCTTCGCCCGGGACCATCTGCCGCCGCCCGGCGAGTGGCCGCTGCTGTCGTTCGACCTGCCCGAGCTGCGCTACCCCGAACGGCTCAACTGCGGCGCGGAACTTCTCGACGGCACCATCGAGCGGCTCGGCGGCGACCGCCGCGCGTTCGTCGGCGGCGGCGAGAGCTGGACGTACGACGAGCTGCGCGGCCGCGTCGACCGGATCGCGCACGTCCTCACCGACGAGCTCGGCGTGCGGCCCGGAAACCGCGTCCTGCTGCGCGGCGCGACGACGCCGCAGCTCGCCGCCTGCTGGCTGGCCGTGATGAAGGCGGGCGCCGTCGCGGTCACCGTGCTGGCCGCGCACCGGCCGCAGGAACTGCGCACCATCTGCGAGATCGCGCGGGTGAGCCACGCCCTGTGCGACGCGCGCGCCCTCGACGACCTGGTCAAGGCGGAGGCGCCGGGGCTGCGCGTGACGGCGTACGGCGGCGAGGCCCCGGACGACCTGCTGCGCCGCGCGGAGCGGCAGCCGGACCGGTACGAGGCCGTGCCGACGGCGGGCGACGACGTGGCGCTCATCGCGTTCACGTCCGGCACCACCGGCCGTCCGAAGGGCTGCATGCACTTCCACCGCGACGTGCTGGCCATCGCGGACACCTTCTCGGAGCGGCTCGTACGGCCGCGCACGGACGACCTGTTCGCGGGCAGCCCGCCGCTGGGCTTCACGTTCGGGCTGGGCGGCCTGGTGATCTTCCCGCTGCGGGCGGGCGCCGCGTCGCTGCTGGAGCAGTGGAGCGGTCCGGCGCAGATGCTGGAGGCGGTGCAGTCGTACGGCATAAGCGTCCTGTTCACGGCGCCGACCGCATATCGCGGCATGCTCGCCAAGCTCGACGACCCGGACGGGGGCGGGGACGCGTACGACATCTCGTCGCTGCGCCGCTGTGTCTCCGCCGGCGAGAACCTGCCCGTCGGCACCTGGGAGGCCTGGCACGAGCGGACCGGGCTGCGGCTGATCGACGGCATCGGCGCCACCGAGATGCTGCACATCTTCATCTCCGCCGCCGACGACGCGATCCGGCCCGGCCGCACGGGCGTGCCCGTGCCGGGCTTCGAGGCGCGGGTCGTGCAGGAGGACGGCGTGACGCCGGTGCCGGACGGCGAACCGGGCCTGCTCGCCGTACGCGGCCCCGTCGGCTGCCGCTACCTCGCTGACGAGCGGCAGCGCGAGTACGTGCGCGGCGGCTGGAACATCACCGGGGACACGTACGTACGGGAGCCGGACGGCTACTTCCGGTATCTCGCACGCGCCGACGACATGATCATCTCCGCCGGCTACAACATCGCCGGGCCCGAGGTCGAGGACGCCCTGCTGCGCCACCCCGACGTGCTGGAGGCCGCCGTCGTCGGACGGCCCGACGCGCGGCGCGGCCAGTCGGTCGTGGCACACGTGGTGCTGCGTGCGGGCACCCCCCGTGGGAGTGAAATGGCGGACCGGCTACGGGAGTTCACCACATCGGAGCTGACGCCCTACAAATGCCCGCGGGAGATCGTCTTTGCCGACTCCCTGCCCCGTACGCCGACCGGGAAGCTCCAGCGGTTCCGGCTCCGCGGGGCCGGAGCGGCCCCCGGAGCCGATCTAGAGTGA
- a CDS encoding PaaX family transcriptional regulator has product MTAWHSTPPPGSLIVTFYGAYGREFDDGTVPIAALIRLLGAVGVDPPSVRSAVSRLKRRGLLVPAHAGSKSAGYAPSAAARQLLEDGDRRIYSRPRPDGSWLLAVFSVPESERRRRHVLRSRLARLGFGNAAPGIWLAPSHLEEETRHTLQRLELTAYVDLFRGTHAGFEPTAEAVARWWDLAAIGELHRAFLETHEPVLRSWARRRRVPPEEAYRDYLLALDAWRRLPYADPGLPASLLPPDWPGERAARVFAGLHARLRDAGAEYPALLRGAAG; this is encoded by the coding sequence GTGACGGCGTGGCACAGCACCCCTCCCCCCGGCTCCCTGATCGTCACGTTCTACGGTGCGTACGGGCGCGAGTTCGACGACGGCACCGTTCCGATCGCCGCGCTGATCCGCCTGCTCGGCGCGGTCGGCGTCGACCCGCCCTCCGTACGGTCCGCCGTGTCGCGGCTGAAACGCCGCGGGCTGCTCGTCCCCGCGCACGCCGGGAGCAAGTCCGCCGGGTACGCGCCCTCCGCCGCCGCGCGGCAGCTGCTGGAGGACGGCGACCGGCGGATCTACTCGCGGCCGAGGCCGGACGGCAGCTGGCTGCTCGCGGTGTTCTCCGTGCCGGAGAGCGAGCGCAGGCGGCGCCACGTGCTGCGGTCGCGGCTGGCCCGGCTCGGCTTCGGGAACGCGGCACCGGGCATCTGGCTCGCCCCCTCGCATCTGGAGGAGGAGACGCGGCACACGCTGCAGCGGCTCGAACTCACCGCGTACGTCGACCTGTTCCGCGGTACGCACGCCGGCTTCGAGCCGACCGCCGAGGCCGTCGCCCGGTGGTGGGACCTGGCGGCGATCGGGGAGCTGCACCGGGCGTTCCTGGAGACCCACGAGCCGGTGCTGCGCTCCTGGGCGCGGCGCCGCCGCGTACCGCCGGAGGAGGCGTACCGGGACTACCTGCTGGCGCTGGACGCCTGGCGCAGGCTGCCGTACGCGGACCCGGGGCTGCCCGCGTCGCTGCTGCCGCCGGACTGGCCGGGCGAGCGGGCGGCGCGGGTCTTCGCCGGGCTGCACGCCAGGCTGCGGGACGCGGGCGCCGAGTACCCGGCGCTGCTGCGAGGGGCGGCGGGCTGA
- a CDS encoding DUF3099 domain-containing protein gives MYARRRRRYFTLMAVCLTLFVSAWAFVRLWSVPVAVAMCVIAMVIPPAAAIVGNRRGPDDRWWDEE, from the coding sequence GTGTACGCACGGCGGCGCAGGCGCTACTTCACGCTGATGGCGGTCTGCCTGACCCTCTTCGTCAGCGCCTGGGCGTTCGTGCGCCTGTGGTCGGTGCCGGTCGCGGTGGCGATGTGCGTGATCGCCATGGTGATCCCGCCGGCGGCGGCGATCGTCGGCAACCGGCGCGGGCCCGACGACCGCTGGTGGGACGAGGAGTAG
- a CDS encoding bifunctional salicylyl-CoA 5-hydroxylase/oxidoreductase, with protein sequence MTAGTAAGQAAAGTAARVAVVGGGPGGLYAAALLKRLDPSRDITVFERNAPDDTFGFGVVLSDETLGGIEHADPAVYAALQEEFVRWDDIEIVHRGRTLTSGGHGFSALGRRRLLAVLHERCRELGVRLRFRTEAPPAEQLAREHDLVIAADGVHSATREAYADAFRPRLTTHRCRYIWLAADFALDAFRFEIAETPHGVAQLHAYPYAGDGSTVIVEMREEVWRAAGLDRLDEAASAAYCAKLFPETLDGRPLRGNNSQWIAFRTVVNDRWSHGNTVLIGDAAHTAHFSIGSGTKLAVEDALALAACLQEQPDVPAALAAYEAERRPVVQSTQRAARASLEWFEDLATYVGQPSHQFAFNLLTRSRRVTHDNLRLRDAGFVAEVERAEGVPEGTPPMFTPFRLGGLTLRNRVVVSAMDMYSSEDGVPGDFHLVHLGARALGGAGLVMTEMVCVSPEGRITPGCTGLWTPEQAAHWRRITDFVHAQSPGTAIGVQLGHSGRKGSTRLMWEGIDDPLPDGNWPLVAPSPLPYRQGVSQTPRALGRAELAAIRDEFRDAARRAATAGFDLLELHCAHGYLLSSFLSPLTNQRTDAYGGDLGGRLRFPLEVLDAVREVWPGERPLTVRISATDWAEGGTSGEDAVAIAAAMAEHGAAAVDVSTGQVVPDEQPDYGRSYQTPYADRIRNTLGVPVIAVGAISSWDDVNSLILAGRADLCALARPHLYDPHWTLHAAADQEYQGPGAPWPRQYGAGSRKPPTGRTEGPKPRLTL encoded by the coding sequence GTGACGGCAGGTACGGCGGCGGGGCAGGCGGCGGCGGGCACGGCGGCGCGTGTCGCCGTGGTCGGCGGCGGCCCCGGCGGCCTCTACGCCGCCGCCCTCCTGAAGCGCCTCGACCCGTCCCGCGACATCACCGTCTTCGAACGCAACGCGCCCGACGACACGTTCGGCTTCGGCGTCGTCCTCTCCGACGAGACCCTCGGCGGCATCGAGCACGCGGACCCGGCCGTGTACGCGGCGCTTCAGGAGGAGTTCGTCCGCTGGGACGACATCGAGATCGTGCACCGCGGACGCACCCTCACCTCCGGCGGCCACGGCTTCTCCGCGCTCGGCCGCAGGCGGCTGCTCGCGGTGCTGCACGAGCGCTGCCGGGAGCTGGGCGTACGGCTCCGGTTCCGTACGGAGGCACCGCCCGCCGAGCAACTCGCCCGCGAGCACGACCTGGTCATCGCCGCCGACGGCGTGCACAGCGCCACCCGCGAGGCGTACGCGGACGCGTTCCGGCCGCGGCTCACCACGCACCGCTGCCGCTATATCTGGCTCGCCGCCGACTTCGCCCTCGACGCGTTCCGCTTCGAGATAGCCGAGACCCCGCACGGCGTCGCCCAACTCCACGCCTATCCGTATGCGGGGGACGGTTCCACCGTCATCGTCGAGATGCGCGAGGAGGTCTGGCGTGCCGCCGGCCTGGACCGGCTCGACGAGGCGGCGTCGGCGGCGTACTGCGCGAAGCTGTTCCCCGAGACCCTCGACGGCCGCCCGCTGCGCGGCAACAACTCGCAGTGGATCGCGTTCCGCACCGTCGTCAACGACCGCTGGTCGCACGGCAACACCGTGCTCATCGGCGACGCCGCGCACACCGCCCACTTCTCGATCGGCTCCGGCACCAAGCTCGCCGTCGAGGACGCCCTCGCGCTGGCCGCGTGCCTCCAGGAGCAGCCGGACGTACCGGCCGCGCTGGCGGCGTACGAGGCGGAGCGGCGCCCCGTCGTGCAGTCCACGCAGCGCGCGGCGCGCGCCAGCCTGGAGTGGTTCGAGGACCTGGCGACGTACGTCGGGCAGCCGTCGCACCAGTTCGCGTTCAACCTGCTCACCCGCAGCCGCCGGGTCACCCACGACAACCTGCGGCTGCGCGACGCGGGCTTCGTCGCCGAGGTGGAGCGCGCGGAGGGCGTGCCGGAGGGCACGCCGCCGATGTTCACGCCGTTCCGGCTGGGCGGACTGACGCTGCGGAACCGCGTCGTCGTCTCCGCCATGGACATGTACTCGTCGGAGGACGGCGTACCCGGCGACTTCCACCTCGTGCACCTCGGCGCCCGCGCGCTGGGCGGCGCCGGGCTGGTGATGACCGAGATGGTGTGCGTCTCGCCCGAGGGCCGCATCACGCCGGGCTGTACGGGCCTGTGGACCCCGGAGCAGGCGGCGCACTGGCGGCGGATCACCGACTTCGTACACGCGCAGTCGCCCGGCACCGCGATCGGCGTCCAGCTCGGGCACTCGGGCCGCAAGGGCTCCACCCGGCTGATGTGGGAGGGCATCGACGACCCCCTCCCGGACGGCAACTGGCCGCTCGTCGCCCCGTCCCCGCTGCCGTACCGGCAGGGCGTCAGCCAGACACCGCGCGCGCTCGGGCGCGCCGAACTGGCCGCGATCCGGGACGAGTTCCGCGACGCGGCGCGGCGCGCGGCCACCGCCGGGTTCGACCTGCTGGAGCTGCACTGCGCGCACGGCTACCTGCTGTCCAGCTTCCTGTCCCCGCTCACCAACCAGCGCACCGACGCCTACGGCGGCGACCTCGGGGGACGGCTCCGCTTCCCGCTGGAGGTGCTGGACGCCGTACGCGAGGTGTGGCCCGGCGAGCGCCCGCTGACCGTACGCATCTCCGCAACCGACTGGGCGGAGGGCGGCACTTCGGGCGAGGACGCCGTCGCCATCGCCGCCGCCATGGCGGAGCACGGCGCCGCCGCCGTCGACGTGTCCACCGGCCAGGTCGTCCCCGACGAACAGCCCGACTACGGGCGCTCGTACCAGACGCCGTACGCCGACCGCATACGCAACACCCTCGGCGTGCCCGTCATCGCCGTCGGCGCCATCTCCTCCTGGGACGACGTCAACTCGCTGATCCTCGCGGGCCGCGCCGACCTGTGCGCGCTCGCCCGGCCGCACCTCTACGACCCGCACTGGACCCTGCACGCCGCCGCCGACCAGGAGTACCAGGGTCCGGGCGCGCCCTGGCCGCGGCAGTACGGCGCGGGCAGCCGCAAGCCGCCGACGGGCCGCACCGAGGGGCCCAAGCCCCGGCTCACGCTGTAA